The proteins below come from a single Psychrobacter sp. FDAARGOS_221 genomic window:
- a CDS encoding enoyl-CoA hydratase/isomerase family protein, which produces MTQSQSLVLYSVENNIATITLNDPKSLNAFSTPLKNSVMEVLNKAEADDEVRVIILQGAGGNFSSGGDIKEMLSNGMDKDSLSNTLKGMVEGAGEVSLKLRKVHKPIIAKLEGAVAGAGMNLALTCDFRVSSDTAKFLQAFVHIGLVPDAGGVYLLNHLIGPAKTTELIMLGEKISAQDMDDLNLLNQVVSADELDDAVMTLATRLASLPATALATMKHMLNTHAYSGLNEALDMEVLQQARLAKTDDFIEGITAFVEKRKPVYNK; this is translated from the coding sequence ATGACCCAGTCTCAGTCTCTCGTTTTGTATAGCGTTGAAAATAATATTGCTACCATTACGCTAAATGATCCAAAAAGCCTAAATGCTTTTAGCACGCCTTTAAAAAACAGCGTAATGGAAGTGTTAAATAAAGCCGAAGCTGATGATGAGGTACGTGTCATTATCCTGCAAGGTGCTGGCGGCAACTTCTCAAGTGGCGGCGATATCAAAGAAATGCTGTCTAACGGCATGGACAAAGACAGCTTATCAAATACCTTAAAAGGCATGGTTGAAGGCGCTGGTGAAGTTAGCTTAAAGCTGCGCAAAGTGCACAAACCTATCATCGCAAAACTTGAAGGCGCCGTTGCCGGTGCTGGCATGAACTTAGCCTTGACCTGCGACTTCCGTGTAAGCAGCGACACCGCTAAATTCTTACAAGCCTTTGTACACATCGGCTTAGTACCTGATGCAGGCGGCGTATATTTGTTAAACCATCTGATTGGACCGGCTAAGACCACTGAGCTTATTATGCTAGGTGAGAAGATATCTGCACAGGATATGGATGACTTAAACCTACTTAATCAAGTGGTTAGTGCTGACGAGTTAGATGATGCGGTAATGACATTGGCCACTCGCTTGGCTTCCCTGCCCGCCACTGCTTTGGCAACCATGAAGCATATGCTGAATACCCATGCCTACTCTGGTCTTAATGAGGCGTTAGACATGGAAGTATTACAGCAAGCTCGCTTGGCCAAAACCGATGACTTTATCGAAGGCATCACGGCTTTCGTTGAAAAACGTAAGCCGGTTTACAATAAGTAG
- the acnB gene encoding bifunctional aconitate hydratase 2/2-methylisocitrate dehydratase: MLDAYRKHVEERAQLGTVPLPLSEHQTADLVELLKNPPAGEEEFLMDLLVNRVPAGVDQAAYVKAAFLAAIVKGEATSPLIDKKKAVDILGTMQGGYNVLPLVEALDDAEVAENAATALKRTLLVFDAFNDVTEKAEAGNEKAKEVIQSWADAEWFLNRPEVPKKMTYTAFKVTGETNTDDLSPAQDAWSRPDIPLHSLAMHKNSRDGIQADEEGVRGPMKLIDELKEKGHPLAYVGDVVGTGSSRKSATNSVLWLMGDDIPNVPNKRAGGLVLGGKIAPIFYNTMEDSGALPIENVAVDNIDMGDVFDIYPHDGKITKHDSDEVLSTFELNSNTLLDEVRAGGRIPLIVGRALTNRAREYMGLEHSDVFAKPEQPESSDKGFTLAQKMVGKACGMEGVRPGMYCEPKMTTVGSQDTTGPMTRDELKDLACLGFQADLVMQSFCHTAAYPKPVDVETQHTLPDFIMNRGGVSLRPGDGIIHSWLNRMLLPDTVGTGGDSHTRFPMGISFPAGSGLVAFAAATGVMPLDMPESVRVRFVGERQPGITLRDLVHAIPLQAIKEGYLTVDKKGKINEFNGRILEIEGLEDLTVEQAFELSDASAERSAAGCTITLSEESVTEYLNSNITLLKWMISEGYGDARTLSRRIEAMQEWLKSPSLMRADEDAEYAIDMTIDMSQIKEPVLCCPNDPDDAKTLSDVAGDKIDEVFIGSCMTNIGHFRAAGKLLQEVPAGSLKTRLWIAPPTKMDARLLMEEGYYNTYAQAGARTEMPGCSLCMGNQARIAPGSTAVSTSTRNFPNRLGQGANVYLASAELAAVAAVLGKLPTNEEYQQYAGMLNSMGDEVYRYMNFDRMEEYTEEADKINVAQLS, encoded by the coding sequence GTGTTAGACGCATATCGTAAACATGTCGAAGAACGTGCCCAACTTGGTACAGTACCTTTACCACTTTCTGAGCACCAAACAGCCGATCTAGTTGAGCTATTAAAAAACCCACCAGCAGGTGAAGAAGAGTTTTTAATGGACTTGTTGGTTAACCGTGTACCAGCAGGTGTTGACCAAGCCGCTTATGTTAAAGCAGCGTTCTTAGCCGCTATCGTAAAAGGTGAAGCAACCTCACCACTTATCGACAAGAAAAAAGCTGTTGATATCTTAGGTACTATGCAAGGTGGTTATAACGTATTACCTCTAGTTGAAGCACTAGATGATGCTGAAGTTGCTGAAAACGCAGCGACTGCTCTTAAGAGAACATTGCTTGTATTTGATGCGTTCAACGACGTCACTGAAAAAGCTGAAGCGGGTAACGAGAAAGCAAAAGAAGTTATCCAGTCTTGGGCAGACGCTGAGTGGTTCTTAAACCGCCCAGAAGTACCTAAAAAGATGACTTACACTGCGTTCAAAGTGACTGGCGAAACCAACACTGACGACCTATCACCAGCACAGGATGCGTGGAGCCGCCCAGACATTCCACTACATTCATTAGCGATGCACAAAAACTCTCGTGACGGCATCCAAGCTGACGAAGAGGGTGTACGTGGTCCAATGAAGCTAATTGATGAGCTTAAAGAAAAAGGCCATCCATTAGCATACGTTGGTGATGTTGTTGGTACGGGCTCAAGCCGTAAATCAGCGACTAACTCAGTACTTTGGTTAATGGGCGATGATATCCCTAACGTACCAAACAAACGTGCTGGCGGTCTTGTACTAGGTGGTAAAATTGCACCTATCTTCTACAACACTATGGAAGACTCAGGCGCATTACCTATCGAAAACGTTGCTGTTGATAACATCGACATGGGTGATGTATTTGATATCTACCCACATGATGGCAAAATCACTAAGCATGATTCAGACGAAGTTCTGTCAACTTTTGAGCTAAACTCAAACACGCTACTTGACGAAGTTCGTGCTGGCGGTCGTATCCCATTAATCGTTGGCCGTGCATTAACTAACCGTGCTCGTGAGTACATGGGTCTTGAGCATTCAGACGTATTCGCTAAGCCAGAACAACCAGAATCTTCAGACAAAGGCTTTACTTTAGCTCAGAAGATGGTTGGTAAAGCATGTGGTATGGAAGGCGTACGTCCAGGTATGTACTGTGAGCCTAAGATGACCACTGTTGGTTCGCAAGATACCACTGGTCCTATGACTCGTGACGAACTAAAAGACTTAGCTTGCTTAGGTTTCCAAGCAGACCTAGTTATGCAGTCTTTCTGTCACACAGCCGCTTATCCAAAGCCAGTTGACGTTGAAACTCAGCACACACTACCTGACTTCATCATGAACCGTGGCGGTGTTAGCTTACGTCCAGGTGACGGTATCATTCACTCATGGTTGAACCGTATGCTTCTTCCAGATACTGTTGGTACTGGTGGTGACTCGCATACTCGTTTCCCAATGGGTATCTCATTCCCAGCAGGTTCTGGTCTGGTTGCGTTCGCAGCAGCGACTGGTGTTATGCCACTAGATATGCCTGAATCTGTACGTGTTCGTTTCGTTGGTGAGCGTCAGCCTGGTATCACTCTACGTGACCTAGTACACGCTATCCCATTACAAGCGATCAAAGAAGGTTACTTAACTGTTGATAAGAAAGGTAAAATCAACGAGTTTAACGGCCGTATCTTAGAGATCGAAGGTCTAGAAGACTTAACCGTTGAGCAGGCGTTCGAATTATCTGACGCATCAGCTGAGCGTAGTGCTGCTGGTTGTACCATCACTCTATCTGAAGAGTCAGTCACTGAGTACTTAAACTCTAACATCACACTACTTAAGTGGATGATCTCTGAAGGTTATGGCGATGCGCGTACGCTAAGCCGTCGTATCGAAGCTATGCAAGAGTGGTTGAAGAGCCCAAGCTTAATGCGTGCTGACGAAGATGCAGAATACGCAATCGATATGACTATCGATATGAGCCAAATCAAAGAGCCAGTACTTTGCTGCCCGAACGATCCAGATGATGCTAAGACACTATCTGACGTTGCTGGCGACAAGATTGACGAAGTATTCATCGGTTCTTGTATGACTAACATCGGTCACTTCCGTGCCGCTGGTAAACTATTACAAGAAGTACCTGCAGGTAGCTTGAAAACTCGTCTATGGATTGCACCACCAACTAAGATGGATGCACGCCTATTGATGGAAGAAGGTTACTACAATACTTACGCACAAGCCGGCGCACGTACTGAAATGCCAGGTTGTTCACTATGTATGGGTAACCAAGCACGTATTGCTCCAGGCTCTACTGCAGTATCTACTTCTACTCGTAACTTCCCGAACCGTCTAGGTCAAGGTGCTAACGTATACCTAGCATCAGCTGAGCTTGCTGCGGTTGCTGCGGTACTTGGTAAACTACCTACTAACGAAGAATATCAGCAATACGCTGGCATGCTAAACAGCATGGGTGACGAAGTATATCGTTACATGAACTTCGACCGTATGGAAGAGTACACTGAAGAAGCAGATAAAATTAACGTGGCACAACTGTCATAA
- the lipA gene encoding lipoyl synthase, whose product MTNTVETFVPKASPKPKKAVKGEKLRGYDKVARIPIKVIPTVEAPKKPDWIRVRMSSPAEVARIKKTLREQKLYTVCEEAACPNLAQCFGDGTATFMIMGDICTRRCPFCDVAHGRPNELDPDEPRHTAETILGLGLKYAVITSVDRDDLKDGGAQHFVDVMNESRALSPSCLIEILVPDFRGRMEVALDLLTKTAPDVFNHNIETVPRLYKAFRPGSDYQHSLNLLKEYKARRPDIATKCGFMVGLGETEEEVYELLDDLKAHDVDMITIGQYLQPSKNHAPVDRYVHPDEFQRYMDYGKKIGFFSIWAGPMVRSSYFADRQYYGEDCPAPIRSKKALEAEAAGKKLGC is encoded by the coding sequence ATGACAAATACTGTAGAAACCTTTGTCCCTAAAGCCTCGCCAAAACCAAAAAAAGCGGTCAAAGGGGAAAAGTTACGTGGATACGACAAAGTTGCCCGTATCCCAATTAAAGTCATCCCAACGGTAGAAGCGCCTAAAAAGCCGGACTGGATTCGTGTCAGAATGTCCTCGCCTGCTGAAGTTGCGCGCATCAAAAAGACGTTGCGTGAACAAAAGCTATATACTGTTTGTGAAGAAGCTGCCTGCCCTAACCTAGCCCAGTGCTTTGGTGATGGTACAGCGACCTTTATGATTATGGGTGATATCTGTACCCGTCGCTGCCCATTCTGTGATGTGGCGCATGGTCGTCCGAATGAGTTGGATCCTGATGAGCCACGTCATACCGCTGAAACTATTTTAGGCTTAGGTCTAAAATATGCGGTTATCACCTCTGTGGACCGTGATGATCTTAAAGACGGTGGTGCACAGCATTTCGTTGACGTTATGAATGAATCTCGTGCATTAAGCCCTAGCTGCTTAATTGAAATCTTAGTACCTGATTTCCGTGGTCGTATGGAAGTGGCGTTAGATTTATTAACTAAGACCGCGCCAGATGTGTTTAACCATAACATCGAAACCGTGCCCCGCTTATACAAAGCATTCCGTCCAGGTTCAGACTATCAACACTCACTAAATCTGTTAAAAGAGTACAAAGCACGTCGCCCAGATATTGCAACTAAATGTGGCTTTATGGTCGGTCTTGGTGAGACAGAAGAAGAAGTCTACGAACTACTTGATGACTTAAAAGCACATGACGTGGACATGATTACCATTGGCCAGTACTTACAGCCAAGTAAAAACCATGCCCCTGTCGACCGTTATGTGCATCCAGATGAGTTCCAGCGCTATATGGACTATGGTAAGAAGATTGGCTTCTTTAGTATCTGGGCAGGTCCTATGGTACGCTCAAGCTACTTCGCTGATCGTCAATACTATGGCGAAGATTGCCCAGCGCCAATTCGCAGCAAAAAAGCGTTGGAAGCGGAAGCCGCTGGCAAAAAGTTAGGTTGCTAA
- a CDS encoding PACE efflux transporter, with the protein MIYLSPLKRRLVYVIVFEVVAIILSTYILMWINGGETMESLPVAVMVSLAAVIWNFIYNTAFEAWERRRQNQERTLLVRSIHAVGFEGGLILVCLPLYMIWYDVGVYEAFMTIIGLLLFFLAYTFVFTLIFDKIFPLSNQQ; encoded by the coding sequence TTGATTTATTTATCCCCGCTCAAGCGTCGCTTAGTGTATGTGATAGTCTTTGAAGTAGTCGCTATTATTTTGTCCACGTATATTTTAATGTGGATTAATGGCGGTGAGACGATGGAATCATTACCGGTGGCGGTGATGGTGTCGCTGGCCGCTGTGATTTGGAATTTTATCTATAACACAGCATTTGAGGCGTGGGAGCGTCGGCGTCAAAACCAAGAGCGTACGCTGTTGGTTCGCAGTATACATGCGGTCGGTTTTGAGGGTGGGCTGATTTTAGTTTGCCTACCGCTTTATATGATTTGGTATGACGTTGGGGTATATGAAGCGTTTATGACGATAATAGGTTTGTTGCTATTTTTCTTAGCTTATACTTTTGTATTTACTTTGATATTTGATAAGATTTTTCCACTGTCTAATCAGCAGTAG
- a CDS encoding threonine aldolase family protein: MYQFLNDYSESAHPDIIAALQDSHLQQHKGYGYDEFSAKVRNTVQQQLGNSDIAIHFGITGTQANLVCIDAMLDSIDGIIACDTGHIAVNEAGAIEATGHKVILAPSTNGKLTIEALRKVRMRHSFAPHVVRTKAVYISNTTELGTVYSYEELKAISEFCREHDMYLFMDGARLGAAIASYHDNPDQRNVTLADFVELTDIFWFGGTKMGAMFGEILIIPNEQIAEDFNIYLKQHGGLLAKGYLLALQFDVLLKDDKYLELCRHANTMAAQLSQGIVDCGLELFVPTQSNQVFAKMPNTLITHLKTEFDFYEWEAVDDEYSIVRLVTSWATLPDQVVKFLTMLKQQTMS; encoded by the coding sequence ATGTATCAGTTTTTGAATGATTATAGCGAAAGCGCCCATCCCGACATCATCGCCGCCTTACAAGATAGCCACCTACAACAACATAAAGGCTATGGCTACGATGAGTTCTCAGCCAAAGTCCGCAATACTGTTCAGCAGCAACTTGGCAACTCAGATATTGCCATTCATTTTGGCATTACTGGTACTCAAGCCAATTTAGTCTGTATCGATGCTATGCTCGACTCCATCGATGGTATTATCGCCTGTGACACAGGACATATCGCTGTTAATGAAGCAGGCGCAATTGAAGCGACCGGTCACAAAGTGATTTTAGCGCCATCAACCAATGGAAAGCTCACCATTGAAGCGTTACGTAAAGTTCGCATGCGTCACAGCTTCGCCCCTCATGTGGTGCGTACCAAAGCGGTCTACATCTCTAATACCACTGAGCTTGGTACTGTGTATAGCTATGAAGAGTTAAAGGCTATCTCTGAGTTTTGCCGCGAACATGACATGTATTTATTTATGGATGGTGCACGTTTAGGCGCTGCCATCGCCAGCTATCATGACAATCCAGACCAGCGTAATGTCACTTTGGCCGACTTTGTAGAATTAACCGATATCTTTTGGTTTGGCGGAACAAAGATGGGCGCCATGTTCGGTGAAATCTTAATCATTCCTAACGAGCAGATTGCCGAAGACTTTAATATTTATCTCAAGCAGCATGGCGGCTTATTGGCAAAAGGTTATTTGCTAGCGCTACAGTTTGATGTGTTATTAAAAGATGATAAATATCTTGAGCTGTGTCGTCACGCCAATACGATGGCTGCTCAGCTATCGCAAGGTATAGTTGACTGCGGCTTAGAGCTGTTTGTACCGACCCAAAGTAATCAAGTATTTGCTAAAATGCCCAACACCTTGATCACCCACTTAAAGACTGAGTTTGACTTCTATGAATGGGAAGCCGTAGACGATGAGTATAGTATCGTCCGCTTGGTCACCTCGTGGGCAACCCTACCCGATCAAGTGGTAAAATTCTTAACCATGCTTAAACAGCAGACAATGAGCTAG
- a CDS encoding carboxymuconolactone decarboxylase family protein, translated as MSDNNYDSNNYQNGLKVRTKVMGETHVKRSLQSATPFTQPLQDWIIEHAWGSTWQDDEVLPHKYRSLVTMAFLIAQKSPNELKGHIRGAINNGATVAEIREVLMHSLPYCGAPATQKAFRAAIEVLTEMGFDLTEL; from the coding sequence ATGTCAGACAACAACTATGACAGTAACAATTATCAAAATGGTCTAAAGGTACGTACTAAAGTAATGGGCGAGACACATGTCAAACGCTCTTTGCAATCAGCAACCCCGTTTACTCAGCCGCTTCAAGACTGGATTATTGAACACGCTTGGGGCAGCACTTGGCAAGACGATGAAGTGTTACCGCATAAGTACCGCTCATTGGTTACCATGGCATTTTTAATTGCTCAAAAAAGTCCAAATGAGCTTAAAGGGCATATACGAGGTGCAATTAATAATGGTGCAACGGTTGCTGAAATCCGCGAAGTATTGATGCACAGTCTACCTTACTGCGGTGCGCCAGCCACTCAAAAAGCATTCCGAGCGGCGATTGAAGTGTTAACTGAGATGGGATTTGATTTAACCGAGCTCTAA
- the dnaB gene encoding replicative DNA helicase: MADSNKKSDKKDNNDAGLTDLLSQQPPHNIDIEKALIASLMSIEESFEKVSDIVSQDDFYAGRHQHIFAAISHLAMVGEPYDTVMVHDWLSSQKLLKQAGGESYLADILTQSPGTLFNLTAYAQRVRELSTLRQLITTGNEMLALAYDPRERGVSEILDTVESKIFAINEQHNKRAEQRGPADINSVLANVIEQIDELKNNPDGMIGLQTPFTELNNKTQGLQAGDLIIVAARPSMGKTTFAMNLAEGVLFHENLPVVVFSMEMPAESIVMRLLSSWGQINQTNLRSGQMNEDEWARMMNAVTHLQEKHLYIDDSTALPPSELRSRCRRIAKNHDGRLGLIVVDYLQLMKVPSLSGNRVEEISEISRSLKALARELNCPVIALSQLNRSLENRPNKRPIMSDLRESGAIEQDADLITFIYRDEVYNENSDLKGVAEIIIGKQRNGPIGTVRLAFEGQYTRFINLTPDHFMADAAFEADE, from the coding sequence ATGGCAGACAGCAACAAAAAAAGTGACAAAAAAGACAATAATGATGCAGGCTTAACCGACTTACTCAGCCAGCAGCCGCCGCATAATATCGACATCGAAAAAGCACTGATCGCCTCGCTAATGAGTATCGAAGAGTCTTTTGAGAAGGTGTCTGATATCGTCTCTCAAGATGATTTTTATGCCGGACGTCATCAGCATATCTTTGCGGCGATTTCACATCTAGCGATGGTTGGCGAACCGTATGATACGGTGATGGTGCATGACTGGCTAAGCTCGCAAAAGCTGCTAAAACAAGCCGGAGGTGAAAGCTATCTTGCCGATATCCTGACTCAAAGCCCGGGTACCTTATTTAACCTGACCGCCTACGCTCAGCGTGTGCGTGAGCTGTCGACATTGCGTCAGTTAATTACCACGGGTAATGAAATGCTAGCGCTCGCTTATGATCCAAGAGAGCGTGGCGTCAGTGAAATTCTAGATACTGTTGAGTCTAAGATTTTCGCTATTAACGAGCAGCATAACAAGCGTGCTGAGCAACGTGGACCGGCGGATATCAACTCGGTATTGGCCAATGTTATCGAGCAAATCGATGAGTTAAAGAACAACCCAGATGGCATGATTGGTCTGCAAACCCCTTTCACTGAGCTCAATAATAAAACTCAAGGCTTGCAAGCGGGTGATTTGATTATTGTCGCCGCCCGTCCTTCTATGGGTAAGACCACTTTTGCGATGAACTTAGCTGAAGGTGTGTTATTCCATGAAAACCTGCCAGTAGTGGTGTTCTCAATGGAGATGCCCGCAGAATCAATCGTGATGCGTCTGCTCTCTTCTTGGGGCCAAATTAACCAAACCAATTTGCGCTCAGGTCAAATGAATGAAGATGAGTGGGCACGTATGATGAACGCTGTGACCCACTTGCAAGAAAAGCACTTATATATTGATGACAGTACTGCCTTACCGCCTTCAGAGCTGCGCTCACGTTGTCGCCGTATCGCCAAAAACCATGATGGACGCTTGGGCTTAATCGTAGTCGACTATTTGCAGCTGATGAAAGTACCCAGCTTAAGTGGTAACCGTGTGGAAGAGATTTCTGAGATTTCACGTAGTTTGAAAGCCTTGGCTCGTGAATTGAACTGCCCAGTGATCGCTCTATCTCAGCTTAACCGTAGTCTGGAAAACCGTCCCAACAAACGCCCCATCATGTCTGACTTACGTGAGTCAGGTGCGATTGAGCAGGATGCGGATTTGATTACTTTTATTTATCGTGATGAGGTTTATAACGAAAACTCTGATCTAAAAGGCGTTGCTGAGATTATCATTGGTAAGCAGCGTAACGGTCCAATTGGTACTGTGCGCCTAGCATTCGAAGGTCAATACACGCGCTTTATTAACCTAACACCAGATCACTTCATGGCCGATGCTGCCTTTGAAGCGGATGAATAA
- a CDS encoding BCCT family transporter, with translation MSLNINESKRINYFLYTAILVGIIAAIAVWKPTVLTGVIIAASNFFYQAFDWLIMWLPLLALIVCLTVAFSRYGNIRLGGKEAKPEYSFLTWMNMLFTAGIGVGIVFYGPIEGLWHYYQSSIGVKDTSLATYEQVGNAMSLALHVWGLPAWALYTLAGIVMAYFAYQHKMEFSPAAPLQKAFPKKRWVKPVGIIITALAIISIALSVSSSVAMATGQIGSGLEIITGISFASLGWKTIILIVITALYTLGAILPIAKGMTFLGNMTVYLSLALLTFVFVVGPSHYFLSTMVVAVGNIATQTIPHSFELYLFEPRDWIVWYPMAYWVWWVTWAPFVGVFLAKISYGRTVRQFVLASILVPTGFIVIWFSVFSGFSLLDTIEGSGKLAEIANKGDYEGTFYYLLEMLPGSAVTKVVTVILFLGFVVTTVTSAAISLGIMTSHDGRTESRYKAVVWSVLIALVAYAVVVTGKIEGIKAVGSFAGFPFVFLTYLWMAALRRQLRRDYPTEKKEL, from the coding sequence ATGAGTCTTAACATCAATGAGTCTAAGAGAATAAACTATTTTCTGTATACGGCTATATTGGTTGGTATTATTGCTGCTATTGCAGTCTGGAAACCAACCGTGTTAACCGGTGTTATTATTGCAGCCAGTAACTTTTTCTATCAAGCATTTGATTGGTTAATAATGTGGCTGCCTTTATTGGCATTAATTGTTTGCCTAACAGTCGCCTTCTCACGTTATGGTAATATTCGCCTCGGAGGTAAAGAAGCCAAACCCGAATACTCCTTTTTAACATGGATGAACATGCTTTTTACCGCTGGCATCGGGGTTGGTATCGTCTTTTACGGACCTATCGAAGGCTTATGGCACTACTATCAATCCTCTATCGGCGTTAAAGATACCAGCCTAGCCACATATGAACAGGTTGGCAACGCGATGAGCCTAGCACTGCACGTTTGGGGCTTGCCGGCATGGGCATTATATACATTAGCCGGCATTGTTATGGCTTATTTTGCATATCAGCATAAGATGGAGTTCAGCCCTGCCGCTCCCTTGCAAAAAGCCTTTCCCAAAAAGCGTTGGGTGAAACCAGTTGGTATCATTATTACAGCTTTAGCGATTATATCAATTGCTTTATCTGTTTCCTCATCAGTAGCAATGGCAACAGGACAAATAGGTTCAGGCTTAGAGATTATCACTGGTATTTCTTTTGCTTCATTAGGCTGGAAAACCATTATATTAATCGTTATTACGGCTTTATATACATTAGGAGCCATTTTACCAATTGCTAAAGGTATGACCTTTTTGGGTAATATGACCGTTTATTTATCATTAGCCTTACTTACCTTTGTTTTTGTAGTTGGACCAAGTCATTATTTTCTAAGTACGATGGTCGTCGCTGTTGGCAATATAGCGACACAAACCATACCGCATTCATTTGAATTGTATTTATTTGAACCACGTGATTGGATTGTATGGTATCCCATGGCTTATTGGGTGTGGTGGGTCACTTGGGCACCTTTTGTTGGTGTGTTTTTAGCAAAGATTTCTTATGGTAGGACAGTTCGCCAGTTTGTACTTGCTAGCATCCTTGTTCCAACTGGATTTATCGTTATATGGTTTTCCGTTTTCTCAGGTTTTAGCCTACTCGATACCATTGAAGGTAGCGGTAAATTAGCCGAAATTGCTAATAAAGGCGATTATGAAGGCACCTTCTACTATCTTCTAGAGATGCTACCTGGCTCTGCCGTCACTAAAGTGGTGACCGTTATTTTATTCTTAGGATTTGTGGTCACTACTGTTACCAGTGCCGCCATTTCTTTAGGTATTATGACCAGTCATGATGGACGTACTGAAAGCCGTTATAAAGCGGTGGTCTGGAGTGTCTTGATTGCTTTAGTTGCTTATGCGGTTGTTGTTACCGGAAAAATAGAAGGCATTAAGGCTGTTGGATCTTTCGCTGGATTCCCTTTCGTCTTTTTAACTTACTTATGGATGGCTGCCTTAAGAAGACAGTTACGCCGTGATTATCCTACGGAGAAAAAAGAGCTATGA
- a CDS encoding PACE efflux transporter — MIHLSPIKRRLVYVTVFEIIAIIMSTYILMWLSNSEAVESLPVAVMVSVTAVIWNFIFNTGFEAWERRRQNHERTFLIRSMHAIGFEGGLILICLPLYMIWYKVGLYQAFMMEAALLLFFLVYTFVFTLIFDKIFALPNQS, encoded by the coding sequence TTGATCCATTTATCCCCAATAAAACGTCGCTTAGTCTATGTGACTGTCTTTGAGATTATTGCCATCATCATGTCGACCTATATCTTAATGTGGCTAAGCAATAGTGAGGCAGTGGAGTCATTACCGGTTGCAGTGATGGTGTCGGTGACGGCAGTGATATGGAATTTTATATTTAATACTGGGTTTGAAGCGTGGGAGAGACGACGCCAAAATCACGAGCGCACGTTTTTAATTCGTAGCATGCATGCAATAGGCTTCGAGGGCGGATTAATCTTAATTTGCTTACCGCTATATATGATTTGGTACAAGGTTGGCCTGTATCAAGCGTTTATGATGGAGGCAGCATTGCTGTTGTTTTTCTTAGTTTATACCTTTGTGTTTACCCTGATATTTGACAAAATTTTTGCATTACCCAATCAGTCATAA